The Eurosta solidaginis isolate ZX-2024a chromosome 4, ASM4086904v1, whole genome shotgun sequence genome includes a window with the following:
- the LOC137248544 gene encoding uncharacterized protein translates to MRYGYLLLYLALGAGLTISSAEKGTIIIARSAGKAALNPTPKPTATPLLTSTPSPLLDGAKPTPPPTKAPTKAAVVIINAPPMAATVVANAEKPAKIEITADKVTEALPQQTPSTDEPLSATQMESAPKQFTPLQVTGFITKNGQIYEVTDKNGVGMIESRQNHDSEGKSEHVCNYGSVVIYSDAPCDKVTNVRIGEVQHQVVNAALPAQNQLAAALQSSNIGQQANREDNNDFPDFDDGLPQKRKKKRVNKNPNKQRRRNDIRNRPNAVRHGNNGKRRRLQAQRLQPQQQRRRQQNNRNKSQRKQRKRLQQQKQMKRRRNQNVNRTGQRRKYQGGESFNRRRYNANDIYDEERRL, encoded by the exons ATGCGCTACGGGTATTTGTTGTTATACTTGGCGCTTGGCGCCGGCTTAACGATCTCTTCAG CTGAAAAGGGTACAATTATTATTGCACGATCAGCAGGTAAAGCAGCGCTAAATCCCACTCCCAAACCCACCGCTACACCATTGCTCACATCTACTCCAAGTCCACTACTCGATGGTGCAAAACCAACTCCACCACCCACCAAAGCGCCAACTAAGGCTGCTGTAGTTATTATCAATGCGCCACCCATGGCAGCTACTGTAGTGGCAAATGCAGAAAAACCAGCAAAGATAGAGATAACAGCGGATAAAGTTACCGAAGCGCTACCACAACAAACTCCATCCACAGATGAACCATTATCAGCGACGCAAATGGAATCGGCACCAAAGCAATTCACGCCCTTACAGGTTACCGGTTTTATTACGAAAAATGGCCAAATTTACGAAGTCACCGATAAAAATGGTGTCGGTATGATCGAAAGCCGTCAAAATCACGACAGTGAGGGCAAGTCTGAGCATGTTTGTAATTATGGCAGCGTTGTTATCTATAGTGATGCACCCTGTGATAAGGTGACCAATGTACGTATCGGTGAAGTGCAACATCAGGTGGTGAATGCTGCACTTCCCGCTCAAAATCAGTTGGCAGCAGCACTACAATCTTCGAACATAGGCCAGCAAGCCAATAGAGAAGATAATAATGATTTCCCAGATTTTGATGATGGTCTaccgcaaaaacgaaaaaagaaacGTGTCAACAAAAATCCAAATAAGCAGCGTCGACGTAACGATATTCGCAATCGCCCGAATGCTGTGCGTCATGGTAATAACGGCAAACGTCGTCGTCTGCAAGCTCAACGCCTGCAACCGCAACAACAGCGTCGGCGTCAACAAAATAACCGCAATAAGAGTCAGCGAAAGCAACGTAAAcgtttacaacaacaaaaacaaatgaaaaGACGTCGCAATCAAAACGTTAACCGCACTGGGCAACGACGTAAATATCAAGGTGGTGAAAGCTTTAATAGAAGACGTTACAATGCCAATGATATTTATGATGAGGAACGAAGACTGTAG